The sequence CGTCGGCTCCTGCCCGCCACCCGCTGTACCCGCTGCCGCAGGTCCCGGGGTCCCCACCCACGTCGGAAGGAGAACGGCCGCGGGGAGGGAGAACGGAAGCCATGAACGTGGGTGTCGGGTGAGCAGAAAGGTGACTGGCACGTGGGCGGCGCCACTGGAGCTTTCGGGAGAAACAGCTGCTCGATGGGGCACAGGAACCTCAGCACGGGGAACAGCAGCCCCAGGGCGGGCGTGGGGAGGTCGCCGAGACGCCGTGAAGGAGAAGGGGCGGAGGGGCGCCCCCTGAGCGAAGCCCACAGCCGCGGCCGAGCTCACGCCCGGAGTCACCTGTGTCCTCAGCACCGAGCGGGGCGACACCCGTGTCACACCCGTGACCATGGAGGTGCCGTGGGGGCGGGACTCAGGGGCTGACGCGGAGGTGCACGCACCTGCTGTCGTACTTCTCACCGCGGCGAGGTCGCTGCCTGTGACACGCGCGTGGCGCTCACGCCAGCCGCTAGCCACGGGGCCGGCAGCACAGCTCCCTCCCGCAGAGGCCCCGCCTGTGCTCGGCCCGCCGTGCCAGTCCTGCCGGGACACAGATGCGGAGGGCACTCAGGGAGCTGACCTTCCCGGACCCAAGCGGCAGGTTCAAGGCCACTGCTGGGTCCACGTGACGGCCCACCCTCACCCGCAGGTGCTCTGCCGGGCACACGCAGGGTCCGGCAACAGCAAGTACCAACAACGGGTGGACGGATGGAGGCCTCCTGGAAGGGTCAGGACACGAGCCTTCACGTGGcagacacagccctggccagtgtggctcagtggcgaGAACGCCGGCTTTCGGACggaaggttcctgggttcgattcccggtcaagggcctgtacctcggttgcaggctcgatccggGCCGTGCgggggcaaccaatcggtgtctctctctcacacatggatgttcctctgtctctccccctcccttccactctctctgaaaaatcaatggaaaaagacgcttgggtgagaattaacaaaagtaaataaaataaaataaaataaaccggCAGATGCAGACCTGGGAGCAGCCACAGACCCAAAGGCGCTTTCCCTGTAGACTCACACCCAGCAGCCTGCGCGCTCGGGCCGTCAGCCAGCCCCGTGCCCTTCCCAGCGGCACGTCCGTCCGAGGAGCCGGGGAGCCGCACGCCACGGAGCCGCAGGGTAACTGGCCCTGCACACCTGCTGACCCCTCGCTCCTGGGGTGTCCGGGCACGATGCCCACGCACACAGGCTCTGCGGTCACAGCTGAAGCTAAGGGAGGGTGTGTGCACCCGCCTGGCAAAGCAGTCGCGCCACGGAAAGCGATGGGGCTGCCTGGCGCCCCGACAGGCTCCCTCAATGGGAATCTGAGCTCCAGAAACAAAAGCTAAAGGAGCCGTGGCCCCGAGCGTCTGGGACGATGCGGTGACACGGCTGCGGTTCAGTGTCTGACTGCTGcccggccgtgtggctcagtggttgagcgtcgacctaggaaccaggaggtcttggttcgatcccgtcagggcacaggcccggattgcgggcttgatccccagtgtggggctgcagggggcagccggtcaacgattctctctcatcatggatgtttctctccccgctccctccctctctgagatcaataaaaatatgcttaaaaagaaaatttttttgaTTGCTGAGCCGTTCATTTGACCCCTCCATCTTTTATTAAATCTTTGCTGGGACCAACAAAACCGATGACTCAGGCCCAGGGCAGCTGTCGGAGCGCCTTGGGGGCTGAGGAACGGCCGCACCGGAGGCCCAGGACCCCGGGGCTGGGGCGGTGACTGCCCGGGAGGCCCTCGGTCACCGCCAAGGCTGCGCGTTCCCGCAGGACCCGCTCCTGCTGCCGACGTGCCCCACGGGGACCCCAGTGTGCGACCTGGGGCACCTGCTCACCGCGAGGCCTGTTCCTGTCCGAAAGGGACACTGCCCACTCATCACGGAAATGAGGTCAGGGTGCCACGGGCTTGGAGCGCACCCCCTCGTCAGATCCCCTAAGAGATTTAGCACCAAGGCTACCGTGGGCGCCAACACCACCCTCCCTGGGACCACGCTAACAGGGGCGCCAACACCACCCTCCCTGGGACCACACTAACACGGGCACCAACACCACCCTCCCTGGGACCACGCTAACAGGGGCGCCAACACCACCCTCCCTGGGACCACGCTAACACGGGCACCAACACTACCCTCCCTGGGACCACGCTAACAGGGGCGCCAACACCACCCTCCCTGGGACCACGCTAACACGGGCACCAACACCACCCTCCCTGGGACCACACTAACACGGGCGCCAACACCACCCTCCCTGGGACCACACTAACACGGGCACCAACACCACCCTCCCTGGGACCACGCTAACACGGGCACCAACACCACCCTCCCTGGGACCACACTAACACGGGCACCAACACCACCCTCCCTGGGACCACGCTAACACGGGCACCAACACCACCCTCCCTGGGACCACACTAACACGGGCACCAACACCACCCTCCCTGGGACCACGCTAACAGGGGCGCCAACACTACCCTCCCTGGGACCACGCTAACAGGGGCGCCAACACCACCCTCCCTGGGACCACGCTAACACGGGCACCAACACTACCCTCCCTGGGACCACGCTAACAGGGGCGCCAACACCACCCTCCCTGGGACCACGCTAACACGGGCGCCAACACCACCCTCCCTGGGACCACACTAACACGGGCGCCAACACCACCCTCCCTGGGACCACGCTAACACGGGCGCCAACACCACCCTCCCTGGGACCACACTAACACGGGCACCAACACCACCCTCCCTGGGACCACGCTAACACGGGCACCAACACCACCCTCCCTGGGACCACGCTAACACGGGCGCCAACACCACCCTCCCTGGGACCACACTAACACGGGCACCAACACCACCCTCCCTGGGACCACGCTAACACGGGCGCCAACACCACCCTCCCTGGGACCACGCTAACATGGGCACCAACACCACTGTGGGTGCCATGCAGGCCCAGGAGGCTCAGCTGGGCTCGGGTTcccactggcaggggaggggggtgcgcCCACAGCCCTCTCTCCATGTTTGGTTACCCCTCAACTTGCagcagctctcaacctgtgggtcgtgacccctttggcggtcgaacgaccctttcacaggggtcgcctaagaccatcctgcatatcagacatttacatgacgattcatcacagtagcaacatgaccgttatgaaatagcaatgaaaataattttatggttgagtcacaacatgaggagctgtatttaaagggccagaaggttgagaaccactgacttagcgGCTTAAACAGTCTTATCATCTCAttgtttctgtgggtcaggaatttggggAGAACCTGGCCAGGCAGCAATGCCTGGGGGTGTCCGGGCGGCTGCTCTTCAGAGGGTCCCCCGGGGGCAGCCTGGGCGTCCCCACAGCACAGTGGCCGCAGGCCCGTGGGAGGGGGATGTTGGGGACCAGCGAGGCTCCAGCGAACTCAACTCCAGGAAGTTGCCGTTTCTGACCCAGCCTGGCAGGCCTGAGACCCCTCCCCAAACACACTGCCTCTGCCGGGGGGCCGGACAGCAGGACATAGCTATTTGGGGCCATCGGTCGGTGACGCAACCTGTCACAGATAACACAGCTTTGAGCACCTGCCAATCTGCCACCTGTGACCTCACCACGTTCTGGCTCGGGCCGGGGCAGCGGGCACCCTCAGCCCGTTTCCCAGGGGAACAAGTCGCTCCCGCTAAAGGGGCGCAGCTGGAACCgcgggagccccccccccccccgccaggccaCACGCGGGAGGCTGCGCAGTGACATCCAGAAGGAGGGTGACGACACCCACCGTGGCTCCAAGCGcagcgcccggcccggcccaaCACACGCACAGAACCGCGGTCACCAGACAGCGGGCAGCTGCTCCGGGAAGGATCCGCGGAAGGCGTGGCACAGACGGAAACACCGGACTTCGGACGACACCGCgagggggctggcagctgctccGGGAGGCCaggcagacccccccccccccccgcgtttCTGGCCACGCAAGGAGGCAGCGTGAACCTGCAGAGGTGAGAGCACCGCTGGAGTCTGCTGTTCACACTCGGCAACGCCGGCAGCGGCCGCAGACATCGGTCAGGTCGGGTGTGGAGGGCACGCCCATCCCGGGAACTGCCAGGCAGTCACCATGAGAGGCTGTTTGGTAAAAGGCCCAGGACCAAACCCTTAAACCGGACACACAGGTCAGGTTTCCcctcttttcctcatttttctggCAAATGTACTGGTATAACAAAGCAATCTAACCACAAAAACGGTGTTTTTTAAACAGCTCTCGGGATTATAAGATGCACGATTCTGGGAACATGTGTGGCTCTAACTGTGGGTCATCTGTCCCCAAGGAACAGTGAGAATGACTGTTGGGGTGATGCTGGGGTTCACCCGGAGCCTCCTacacccagccccgccctccgCAGGCTGGGCTCCCACACGCCTTCCCAAGCCTCCGTCGCCAAATGCTCCCAGGCATGTGGCCCCTGAGCTGGGCGCTGGGAGCTCTGGCCCGGCTGACAGGGGGCCACTTGGGCGGCCTCCAGACGTGGGTGTGTGCCCGGGGGAAGGACATGCCCAGAGACGAGGCCGGGTGGCAGCTCAGGGCTCGGCCGCCGAGAAGCTGGAACATCTACGCTCACGATAACACGAGTTTAAAAGTCAGACACTCAGGCCGGGCCTTcgtccagccccagcccacccccaggaCTCCTGAACTCTGGCCTGTCTTCTCCCACGCGGTCCGTGAGTTCTTGCCCAGTAAACACCCACACGCTCTCCGCCTTTTCCAAACCCCATTCCCACTCAAACCCTCTGCTCCTCCACTCTGTCCTGCCCGGCACGCAGCAGCCTGCCATACACTTTTATCCATAAACCTGCCACTCgttgtttgtttttgtgccaCAAACCACGTGAGAGGATCGTGTCAGAAGCAGTCCaactgtgcgggggggggggggggggggtgtttctgACGGATGTTGCTGAGTTTCGCCGGCTCACCCTGCTGGCTTTCCCATGGCAAAGTGCCCGCAGGTGGAGACTCCATCCTCCTAGACCGGCCCCTGCAGCCCTCCTGCGCCTTCAGACGCCCGGCCTCCCGCCCAGCTTCTCAGCTCCCTCGGCGGCCACGGGAGACCACGTCTGAGAATTAGCCTTAAAGCATCAGCCACGTGCGGCCACATCTGAGAATCAGCCTTAAAGCACCAGCCACGTGCGAGGATGCCTGAGAATTAGCCTTAAAGCACCAGCAGGTCCTGGCACGCGGGAAACGCCCAGGAAGCGACAGGTCACACGCGCCTTTGGATAAGGTTCCTCATCTCgcttccccccctcctctctctgccttggGTCAGAAATCTTCCCAGACCCGTAAAAACCCTTTTCATAAAGTTACCAGGTGCCCAGGAAAGAGGCGCTGTCGTTATTGTAGGAGCTGGGAAGGGAGTGGCCCTTTCCGAGCGAAGCGGCGAGCGCCTCCCCGGTTCCAGCGGCTCCTGGGTTCCCCCAAACGGAAAATTGCATCCGCCCCCGTGGGCCGGGCAGGAGCGGGCCAACCGGCCCAGGAGCGctcccaggctctgcccccctccacccccggcgAGCTCCCCAACACCGGGGGACACGCGCCCCCGAAGGGCCGTCTGGGGGGAGCCAGCCGGCGCCCCTAATCCCTGGCCTCTTCTCACCAGGCCACGCGCGACCCCCCGGACACCTGCGCGCGGCTCCAGACCCCGGGCCCAATCTCCCCTGCGCGCGcacccgcccccccacacccagcagcACCGCCTCCTGCGCGCGGCCCGCTCACCTGCACAGCCCGGCTCACCTGCGCCCTCTGATCGGCCACCTCCGGGACGCGCGCCATCCGAGCCGGCCGAAGCCCCGCCCCCTCTAACGTGGTGCGGCGGACGACCAATCGGAGGCGGCTCCTGCGCGCCGAGCGTCCCTGCGCCCCGCGATTGGACGCGGAGCCTCGCCCCACCTCCTGGGCTGACTCCGGGCCACCGCGCGCGCCAATCGGCGGAGATCGGGGCGCGAGATGGCCGGCTCGGGGTTCCGCCCCGAGGACGCCCTGCCCCGCTAAGGGCGGGAAGCCCGGCACCCGAGGGCGGGGTATGGGTGCCGCGGCGTGGAACCCGCCAACCCGCGCGAGGGTCTGCGGCGCGTCAGCCGCGTGGTCGCGGGCAAGCGGCatcccctgcctcagtttccccttctgccaGCGGGGCTCCAGAGGCGCAAGGGCAGAGCATCCAGGGTCCCGGTGCCGGTCCGCAAAACGGACAAGATCCCTGCTTTGGGGGCGGGAGGCAGTAGCCAATAGGCAATCGAGTAGGTGTACAGGCGGCAGGTGGTGGGAGGTGTGGGCGGGACTAAAGGCGGGCCACAGGTGTGTGCGGAGCTGTGTCCTTTGGGGCTGGCAGGCGGGGCTCTGCTAGGAGGCCATCACAGGTCGGATCCCAGGAGGCGGCCGCACCTGCACTTTGGAGTAGGGTGTTCCTCGCCCTGTGCAGAGATGCGGGGGAGGAAGCCACGTGGCTGGGCGCAGCGAGAAGCTGAGCTGCCAAGCAGAGGCCCCTGGGCTGTGGCCAAACGCGTGGGGAGCTCTGATGGGTAAGAGAGCCCCTCAGAGTCGTCCCCCTGGGCAGGAATGGCCCAACCCTGTACTCCTGCCCCCATCAGCCACGGGACACCCATCAGCCATGGGACACGGGTCATCCTTGCAAGGGCATGGCCTTGAGCTAGGCCGCTGTCCAACCAGGCGGCCCTGGAGAGAGGTGGGGGCAGCTGCAGGTGCCTGCAGGACCCCGCGTCCTACATCTGGGGTGCCAGGGGATCTGGGTGGCACTTCTCTGTGTTCCTCACAgagacctttgtttttttctgcagtttttttgttttgaaaaaaatgtcaaaCCAACCAACCGGTTGAATATACAGGAAAGGGACGCCCATCTACGGAGGTTCAGCAGACGTCATCGTCCCTCTCCCCTCTGTGTATGTGcgtccccccactccccccttgtgccacgccagcaccaccaagggtgatcccgagtaggggggtgaaaggattaaggaaagacagacaagagaatgaaagctgggtctcggtgggacgctgctccctgatgaagAGACAACGATgacgcccacaagccgtgtctttattttgtagcagatgccacgaggcagagcaggggcgtgatcacgttgtttacagcattctcgtgagttccaacctcactccactacatgcacccgaactccagcacaaggcacgtggggctatgTGTTCGGACcacacaggttcaagcttacagccatagctgttggctatgattgtgctggggggggccctgccctccagctgggacttgcacgtggccatgagaggaccctgtcctttcattagtccgaggtttaaacctggccaaaacacAGTAACCGCGCCCCACACCCCCTGAAGGAGGAATTAGCGGCAGGTGATACCGCCCTCCTAAACACATCAGTACCCATCTCCTAAACGAGGGcctagctgaaaccggtttggctcagtggatagagcgtccgcctgtggactgaaggaagggtcccgggttcgattccggtcaagggcatgtacctgggttgcggacacatccccagtgggagatgtgcaggaggcggctgatcgatgtttctctctcatcgatgtttctggctctctatctctctcccttcctctctgtgaaaaatcaataaaatatatttaaaaaaacaaaaacgaggGCCTTCTTCTATAAGACTGAAATAAAGTGGCACGCTCTGGAAATTACCATCGGTGCAACGCTAGCATCTGATTTCTTGTCCGTATTCAGTGTCCCCAATGTCCCAGTGAGGTGCTTGCTAGCTTTTCTAAACCCGGGATCCTACCAGGAAACCACGGGTGCACTTCATGGTCATCGCTCCTGAGCCTGCCTTTATCTAGAGCGGGGACCCCGTCTTCTTAACTCGCTTTGTTGTATCTTCTCGGTCCTCCGTGACGGGACAGTGTAAAGAGCCACGGCCAGTGTTTGTTGCTGTCTCTCGCTTGGGGTTTGGCCGTTTTCCTCGCCCTTGCATTGAGGTTGTGCACTTCGGGGCAGGGTAACTGCTACACAGATGGTGTCGTGTCTCCATGCATCATGGCGGGAGGCAGCGCGACGCCCCTTTGTCCCACCGCCGAGGGTCAGTCGGGTTGCGTGGTTCAGGTGGTTGGTGCCAGGTGTCTCCGTGATTAATGAGTAACCTGTGGAGTGACACTTTGAGACTAGGTCACCCTTTCACCCAGCCACCTGGCAAGTAATGACGGCTCTTGCCAGCTACTGAATCACAAAGTCTCTTTTTCCCTCACCAGGGACACTTGGGAGCAAATCATTTACACGCTCCAGACCAAGCACATCAAACTCACAGGCTCCCACGGGCCAAATGCACCAGGTTTACGTGGACGTGGccgcaaaaaaccaaaagcttccattttcatagaaacgtcgGTTTATTTCgacagagacatgctgaatacaaataaatgagtcatcattaacataaaataatagaacattttaataaaaatcaatattttttcttgagcattcacttaccagacactgaataactgcacaaattaataagcgtcacacaaataaacctatttttcagtttctccgaaagcgaaatatttcctgttgcgcacacccaACAAGTCAGTACtagactaatgacatggccatcggctgctaagaTTTTTGCTGCTggtgttagtggagagaaatggtgcgcctgcgcgtaaggtgCGTAGGGAAATGATGCAACACGATCATaatcatcagtcattagcgaacgttgtagttcattattaataatgatgtgtaagaggatattgtaaaaactaaGTTACAAAGTTTTTactaaaacgtttcttacataccgttgtattggctgggccgcaaaaacattccttgtgggctgcatgcggcccgcgggctaGGAGTTTGACATGCTCGCTGCGGACAGTCCTGGCCCCTCTTCAATGGCATTCCTTAAAGAGACTGACCCGCCCCCTACCCTCatctggggggggtggggggaggggaggggcacagCGGGACCCCAGTGAAGACTCTGCTGAGCCCTCCAGAGGCCTCCCCGGGAGAGAGAAACCCCAGGACAGAGGAGCCGCTCTCCCCCGAGCACGCCTCCCCTCGGCtggactcttttattttttaatatattttattgatttttcacagagaggaaggaagagggatagagagttagaaacatcgatgagagagaaacattcgatcagccgcctcctgcacactccccactggggatgtgcccgcaaccaaggtacatgtccttggccggaatcgaacctgggacccttcagtccgcaggccggcgctccatccactgagccaaaccggtcagggcttggcTGGACTCTTGACTGTCTTTCCCCGGAATCCATGGGTCCCCGAAGATGGCAGCCAGGGGAGCCACGGACAGGGACAGCCGCCCCCCGTTAACAAACACCGGGTGAACTGCTGTGAAATCTTCCCGCAGCGCGGCCCGCCCCTCTGATAACGGCGCTGCGGGGACAGCATCCGGCGCAGGGGCACAGGGAGGCGCCGTTTGGGGGGGCGCGGGGGTAACACAGAGGGGCGCGCACCCGGGCGGCTGCCCTACACCGGCGCTCCAGACCCGGCGACCAGCACACCCGCCCGGCGGCCCGGGAGCCGCGGTGCAgcgggcggggctggggccggcGTCCCccggccggggcggggcctcctcctgcacatGCGCAGCCGAGGTCcgccggcgggcggcgggggcggggcctgcgcctGCGCGGGCTCGGcgggcggctgggggcggggcctggcgggcggggcggggccacggGGCGGGCCGGGCAGACGGACCCGCAGGACAGGATGGGCCGGAAGGTGACCGTGGCCACCTGCGCGCTCAACCAGTGGGCTCTGGACTTCGAGGGCAACTTGCAAAGGATTTTAAAGAGTGAGTCGTGGCGATAaaaatgtccattttttaaaCAGTGAGTCTGGGGCAGCGAGGGGCCGAGGGGCTAAGGTCCCCTCCGGCCGGCCCGGCCGGCCCTGGACGCACAGCCCTGCCCGGGAGCCGCGCGGCCGTGGGCGcgggggcagggaagagagggCAGCGACCCGGCCCGTGTGCGTCCTCCTGGGACGGTGCCTGGGACGCACACCTGGTCAGAAAGTCCGCTCGCAAGTGCAGGGGGGGCTGGGGCGCACCTGCCCTCAAATGTCTGGGCCCCACGTGTCCTATCCAGCGTGAAGCTGCCCTCGGGGGTAAGGGGAGCGGGGCTGTGCCGTGTCCGACGTGGGTGGTCCCTGGTGCCcaggacctgctggggtgggcgTTGGAGAAGCGGCCGGAGGGAAGGAGAATAAAGCCGGGTCTCAGGCGGACAGACCAGGGTGTGGTCGCGGCTCCCCTGTGAGGGTCAGTTGCCCACCTCCCTGGGCAGCCCGGCGGGTGTGGCCCTGCGGGTTGCCTGGTACGAGCTGCTGGCAGGAGGGCTGCCAGGAGCAGTGAAAGCCGAGGGTTCCAGGAGGACGCCTGTCCGCCAGGTGCCCCGGGCCTTCATTGTCCCTGTATTTTTCAGTGCCAGCCTGCTGTCATCTCCGCAGAGCTCCGAGCAGATCTGTCggggtgatggggggaggggggccgagCCGCCTGGACACAGCTGGCTCCTCCCGGACTGTGCTGGGCGCCGCTGGCTAGCCCAGGGGTTCGAGGTGCCTGCCCCGCACTGTGCCTCCAGGTGCTGCCTTCTCCCCCGTGGGCGGGGCCTTCCTCATCGCTCTTAATCGGCGACCAGGGAGTCACTTCCTCCTCCCGGTGCCCGTGTCTCAGGTCCTGCAGCTGTCGGTGGTCGGAGATGCCCTCCACCTGCGTCCGGGCCAGCAGGGCGCCGAGCGCTTCGGGCGTTGCTGGTTTGGGCTTCTCACACCCCCTGCAGCAGGTGTGGGCGTGCCTCCGCGCGTGGAGGTGCCGACGTTGCCCCCCCTCTGTCCATGTAGGCATCGAAATCGCCAAGCAGAAGGGAGCAAGGTACCGGCTGGGCCCCGAGCTGGAAATATGGTGAGAGCAGAACTCGGGAacacgggtgggggtggggaggtgcaggGAGGTGTCCGCAGCCTCGCCCCTGGGCCACACCTGGGCGCTCTGACTTGACCGACCTGTGGGCTGCATCCCCCTGTCCCCGCCTCacctgctgtcccctccctcgGCAGCGGCTACGGGTGCTGGGATCACTATTACGAGTCGGACACCCTCTTGCATTCTCTGCAAGTCCTGGCCGCCCTCCTGGAGTCTCCGGTCACTCAGGACATCCTCTGCGACGTGGGGATGTAAGTGCCGATGGCGGCCCTCAGAGAGAGGCCACAGGGGGAGGCCCCAGGTGGAGGCCACAGGTGCACGCCCATAGGCGCAGGCCCACAGGTGGCGGTCACATGGGTGGAGGTCACATGGGTGGCAGTCACATGAGTGGAGGCCCATAGGTGCAGGCCCACAGGTGTTGGCCCACAGGTGGAGGCCACAGGTGCAGGCCTACAGGTGGAGGCCCACAGATGCAGGCCCACAGGTGGAGGTCACAGGTGGAGGCCACAGGTGGAGGCCCGCAGGTGGAGGCCCACAGGTGGAGGCCACAGGTGGAGGTCACAGGTGGAGGCCACAGGTGCAGGCCCACAGGCGTAGGCCCACAGGTGGCAGTCACATGGGTGGAGGTCACATGGGTGGCGGTCACATGAGTGGAGGCCCACTGGTGCAGGCCCACAGGTGCAGGCCCACAGGTGGAGGCCACAGGTGTTGGCCCACTGGTGCAGGCCCACAGGTGCAGGCCCACAGGTGGAGGCCACAGGTGCAGGCCCACAGGTGGAGGCCACAGGTGCAGGCCCACAGGTGGAGGCCCACAGGTGGAGGCCCACAGGTGGAGGCCCGCAGGTGGAGCCCACAGGTACAGGCCCGCAGGTGCAGGCCCGTAGGTGGAGGTCACATGAtgggcctggcctggtgctgtcCTAGTGTGGATCTGGGCCACACGTTGCTAACAGCAGGTTGGTGGGCCCGGGTTGCGTCTGTTTGTGTCAGCTCCGCCGGTCTCCCGTGAACATGGCTGCCTTTGCTTCCCTCCCCCGGCACCTGCgtgcctgctcctccccctcatCCTTGGTCTTGCTGTGAGTGGCCACGGGGTCTCTGAGGCACACGGGGGCTCTGTGTTTAGCGAGgcgccctctcctgcaggcccgtGATGCACCGGAACGTCCGCTATAACTGCAGGGTGATATTTCTCAACAGGTGGGTGTCCGGGCCCCGGGCGGGGCTGGGATCCGTCCCCGGGGGCGTCCAGGGCACCAGGCAGGCAATGCCAGGGAtgctgcctctcccagcccctgccccccacacggCTCCTGGGGTGTTAGAGCCCGCGGGTGAGGTTTGGGGATACTGGGCCCTGGAGAGGGAGGTCCGTCGCCCGCGGGTGGGCTTCCCCACTGCCCCTCGTGGCCCTGCGGAGCGATACCTGCTGGGTGTCAGGCTCCGTGACGGGCGGGCGACCGTGGGCTGCCCTCGTGACCGGGCCTGTGGTCTCGGGGCACCCTGTCCCCTCCTGCAGGAGGATCCTGCTCATCAGACCCAAGATGGCCTTGGCCAACGAAGGGAACTACCGCGAGCTGCGCTGGTTCACCCCCTGGTCCAGGAGCCGGTGAGTCCCTGTCCGACGCGCAGGTGCGTCCTCCGGGGTCTGTGCGGCGTCTGCACCCGGAGGAGCCACCGTCCGGATCGCGGGGGAGACCACGGAGTTcggccccagctccagccccggcCCGGGGCATTTAGCTGCTGCTGGTTAAGTGGCAGCCAGCTTGTCACAGCGCATCACCCGTCCCCGGCCCCCACTCCCGGCCCACCTTGCGTGCCTGTGTGTCAGGGTCTCCCCACGCCAGCCCTGCTGCTCGGGGCTGGACCGTGCTCCTGTGGGCTGTGCTCCCACGGGAAGTGTGCAGCTGCCTCCCTGGCCGCCCCTGACTTCCGTCCACTTGTGACAGCCGGAAGGTCGCAGACATGAGGTCACACGTCCCCCGGGGCaaactgggttgcaggctcaattccgcCCCGGCCAGGGGTGCGTGCGGGATGCAACCCATCCAcgtgtctctccctgtctctctcccatccacgctccctagaaatcaatgga is a genomic window of Myotis daubentonii chromosome 9, mMyoDau2.1, whole genome shotgun sequence containing:
- the LOC132241830 gene encoding uncharacterized protein LOC132241830, which produces MPLARDHAADAPQTLARVGGFHAAAPIPRPRVPGFPPLAGQGVLGAEPRAGHLAPRSPPIGARGGPESAQEVGRGSASNRGAQGRSARRSRLRLVVRRTTLEGAGLRPARMARVPEVADQRAQVSRAVQREWKGGGETEEHPCVRERHRLVAPARPGSSLQPRYRPLTGNRTQEPSVRKPAFSPLSHTGQGCVCHVKARVLTLPGGLHPSTRCWYLLLPDPACARQSTCG